One genomic segment of Methylocystis sp. SC2 includes these proteins:
- a CDS encoding RluA family pseudouridine synthase — protein sequence MSLSPNSQTPAAEGVSTAVVTEDEAGMRVDRWFKRRYPALALSHLAKICRKGEVRVDGKRVETSTRLEEGQKVRVPPLKIEAPAAPAVKRADPKDAQALADMTLFEDKDVLVLNKPYGLATQGGSGQTRHVDGMLESLAKGDTRPVLVHRLDRDTSGVLLVAKNRRMAAELGEIFRSRQAKKIYWALVEGVPKPAQGRISLYLAKGAGMEKSRGGARELEKMRVAKHGEADAQHSLTYYAIVDKVAPRCAWLSMKPLTGRTHQLRAHAEAIGHPIFGDPKYGHRPEDEVRRRDPLRAMPEGLDRKLHLLARRLVLPHPKGGVIDVTAPLPDHMKKSWELFGFDVKRPDPIEDAPDA from the coding sequence ATGTCCCTCAGTCCAAATTCGCAGACGCCCGCCGCGGAAGGCGTCTCCACCGCCGTCGTCACCGAGGACGAGGCGGGGATGCGCGTCGATCGCTGGTTCAAGCGGCGTTATCCGGCGCTCGCGCTGTCGCATCTCGCCAAAATCTGCCGCAAAGGCGAAGTGCGCGTCGACGGCAAGCGCGTCGAAACCTCGACGCGGCTCGAAGAGGGGCAAAAGGTTCGGGTGCCGCCTTTGAAGATCGAGGCGCCCGCCGCGCCGGCGGTGAAGCGCGCCGACCCTAAGGACGCCCAGGCGCTCGCCGACATGACGCTCTTTGAGGACAAGGACGTCCTCGTCCTTAACAAGCCCTATGGGCTGGCGACGCAGGGCGGCTCAGGTCAGACGCGCCATGTTGACGGGATGCTGGAGTCGCTCGCCAAGGGCGATACGCGGCCCGTGCTCGTGCATCGCCTCGACCGCGACACCTCTGGCGTGCTGCTCGTCGCCAAGAACCGGCGAATGGCCGCCGAGCTTGGCGAGATTTTCCGCTCCCGGCAGGCCAAGAAAATCTACTGGGCGCTTGTCGAAGGCGTGCCGAAGCCGGCTCAGGGCCGGATTTCGCTTTATCTGGCGAAGGGCGCCGGCATGGAAAAATCCAGAGGCGGCGCAAGAGAGCTTGAGAAAATGCGAGTCGCCAAACACGGCGAGGCCGACGCGCAGCATTCGCTGACTTATTACGCGATCGTCGACAAAGTTGCGCCGCGCTGCGCCTGGCTGTCGATGAAGCCGCTCACCGGACGCACGCATCAGTTGCGCGCCCATGCCGAGGCGATCGGCCACCCGATCTTCGGCGACCCCAAATATGGCCATCGCCCGGAGGATGAGGTTAGAAGACGCGATCCGCTGCGGGCGATGCCCGAGGGACTTGACCGCAAACTGCATCTGCTCGCGCGGCGGCTCGTATTGCCGCATCCCAAAGGCGGGGTAATCGACGTGACCGCGCCGCTGCCCGACCATATGAAGAAAAGTTGGGAGCTTTTCGGCTTCGACGTGAAGCGTCCCGACCCGATCGAGGACGCGCCGGACGCATAA
- a CDS encoding MotA/TolQ/ExbB proton channel family protein, whose product MEFAPMSPFGMFLYAGPVSKAVMALLLAAAVWTWVLIIDGVFVLRRLSKALDRVRAGGDIGVLWPIAEAARQASQAELPNETIHQKRERILQQTNRAAREFMLDAEGGLPILAIVASAAPFVGLFGTVWGIMSSFSGIAQTQDTSLAVVAPGIADALAATAYGLAAAIPAAIGYNRMGMAFGGLKERMSRYILTYATSIA is encoded by the coding sequence ATGGAATTTGCTCCAATGTCGCCGTTCGGCATGTTTCTTTATGCCGGACCTGTGAGCAAGGCGGTGATGGCGCTGCTTCTCGCCGCGGCGGTCTGGACCTGGGTGCTCATCATTGACGGCGTTTTCGTTCTGCGGCGTCTCTCCAAGGCGCTGGATCGCGTGCGCGCCGGCGGCGACATTGGCGTCCTTTGGCCGATCGCCGAGGCCGCGCGCCAAGCCTCGCAAGCCGAATTGCCCAATGAAACGATTCATCAAAAGCGCGAACGGATCTTGCAGCAGACGAACCGCGCCGCGCGCGAATTCATGCTCGACGCCGAAGGCGGGCTCCCGATCCTGGCCATCGTCGCCTCGGCGGCGCCCTTTGTCGGCCTGTTCGGCACGGTTTGGGGCATTATGTCGAGCTTCTCGGGCATCGCGCAGACTCAAGACACGAGTCTTGCGGTCGTCGCTCCCGGCATCGCGGATGCGCTCGCCGCGACGGCCTATGGGCTCGCCGCCGCGATTCCGGCCGCGATCGGCTATAACCGCATGGGCATGGCCTTCGGCGGCCTCAAAGAGAGAATGAGCCGCTACATTCTGACCTATGCGACGTCGATCGCTTAG